The nucleotide sequence GCAAGCAGATTCTATAGAATCGACGGCCGATTCGACAGAATCGACTTTCAGGCTCTGGGAGTCCATCGCCTGGAATGGCTGCAACCAGCGATTGGTATCGATGGACGACCGCCACGTCAGCTTTCGATGGAAAGATTACGCGCACGGCGGGGGCTGGCGCACGATGACGCTGCTGGCGGTGGAGTTCCTGCGTCGTTTCCTGCTGCACGTCTTGCCCTCCGG is from Pirellulales bacterium and encodes:
- a CDS encoding transposase, encoding MTGRAGRRDEPRSNHDANACRQAWQADSIESTADSTESTFRLWESIAWNGCNQRLVSMDDRHVSFRWKDYAHGGGWRTMTLLAVEFLRRFLLHVLPSG